A stretch of the Chlorobiota bacterium genome encodes the following:
- a CDS encoding RNA polymerase sigma factor, whose product MQSVELNIDKKREFELSEDKILFNKMLNGDNKASLQFFNRHNKKLVAYCSKIISDYDGAQDVVQDVWRRLLDMRRNSSDVDNPLGYIFTIARNLSLNFLRSKKRRLNNETTYSDITIKENMYKKEEYNEKEELINRALKKLPENYREILELSIYSDYSYKEIAEIKGSNENAICTKASRARERLREEVAKLIKY is encoded by the coding sequence TTGCAATCTGTTGAATTAAATATAGACAAAAAAAGAGAATTCGAATTATCAGAAGATAAAATTCTGTTTAATAAGATGCTTAATGGAGATAATAAAGCTTCATTACAGTTTTTTAATCGTCATAATAAAAAATTGGTTGCTTATTGTTCTAAAATTATAAGTGACTATGATGGGGCTCAAGATGTTGTACAAGATGTTTGGCGTAGATTGTTAGATATGAGAAGAAATTCTTCAGATGTTGATAATCCACTTGGTTATATTTTCACAATTGCCAGAAATTTATCTCTCAATTTTTTAAGATCTAAGAAAAGGAGATTAAATAATGAGACTACTTATAGCGATATAACTATTAAAGAAAATATGTATAAAAAAGAAGAGTATAATGAAAAAGAAGAGTTAATTAATAGAGCTCTTAAAAAATTACCAGAAAATTATAGGGAGATTCTTGAATTAAGCATTTATAGTGATTATAGTTATAAAGAAATTGCTGAAATTAAGGGATCTAATGAAAATGCAATTTGCACAAAAGCATCAAGAGCAAGAGAGAGACTTCGAGAAGAAGTAGCGAAACTCATAAAGTATTAA
- a CDS encoding thiolase family protein, giving the protein MTVILSAQRTPVGSFGGTLSTLTSTQLGSTAIAAAIQKAGVNVNDVSEVIMGCVLTSGVGQAPARQAALGAGLPDYVPCTTLGKVCGSGMKAVMMADQAIRSGDSKIVVAGGMESMSNAPYLLAKARYGYKMGDGVVIDSMMNDGLVDAYDKCAMGIAADSCAVSNNISRELQDEFTIQSYTRAQFSIANGVFKDEICSVIVKDRKGDIIVDKDEEPAKTNFDKIPTLKPVFTKDGTVTAANASKINDGGAALVLASEDIANELGLKPIAKIIAQAQHAQKPMEFTTAPIGAIEKVLTKSKLSIDDIDLFEINEAFAVVALAAKNALGIPNEKLNVNGGAVAIGHPIGASGARILTTLIYALKLKGLKRGLAGICIGGGEATAIIIEMM; this is encoded by the coding sequence ATGACAGTAATACTATCAGCACAGAGAACGCCTGTAGGATCTTTCGGAGGAACTTTATCAACTTTAACTTCTACGCAATTAGGTTCAACTGCAATAGCTGCAGCAATTCAAAAAGCTGGAGTAAATGTGAATGATGTATCCGAAGTAATAATGGGATGTGTTCTAACATCAGGAGTTGGACAAGCTCCAGCACGTCAAGCAGCTTTAGGCGCAGGTTTACCAGATTATGTCCCATGTACTACTCTTGGGAAAGTATGTGGTTCAGGTATGAAAGCAGTAATGATGGCAGATCAAGCAATAAGATCTGGTGATAGTAAAATTGTTGTTGCTGGAGGGATGGAAAGTATGTCGAATGCACCATATTTATTAGCAAAAGCTAGATATGGATATAAGATGGGTGATGGCGTGGTTATTGATTCGATGATGAATGATGGCTTGGTAGATGCGTATGATAAATGTGCAATGGGTATTGCTGCTGATTCATGTGCGGTTTCAAATAATATTAGCAGGGAATTGCAAGATGAATTTACGATTCAAAGTTACACGAGGGCACAATTTTCAATTGCAAATGGAGTATTTAAAGATGAAATTTGTTCTGTAATAGTTAAAGATCGTAAGGGTGATATTATTGTCGATAAGGATGAAGAACCAGCCAAAACAAACTTCGATAAAATACCTACATTAAAACCTGTATTTACTAAAGATGGAACAGTAACAGCAGCTAATGCTTCTAAAATAAATGATGGTGGAGCTGCTTTAGTATTAGCTTCAGAAGATATTGCAAATGAATTAGGACTTAAACCAATAGCAAAAATTATTGCACAAGCTCAACATGCTCAAAAACCAATGGAGTTTACAACTGCACCAATTGGAGCAATAGAAAAGGTTCTAACAAAATCAAAATTAAGTATAGATGATATTGATTTGTTTGAGATAAATGAAGCTTTTGCTGTGGTAGCTTTGGCAGCTAAAAATGCATTAGGAATTCCAAATGAAAAATTAAATGTAAATGGTGGAGCAGTTGCAATTGGTCATCCTATTGGTGCATCAGGTGCAAGGATATTAACAACTTTAATCTATGCACTCAAATTGAAGGGCTTAAAACGAGGCTTAGCAGGTATTTGTATTGGTGGTGGAGAAGCAACTGCAATCATTATTGAGATGATGTAA
- a CDS encoding aryl-sulfate sulfotransferase: MKNIKITTFLLIITCYNLLYSQTVGLISNSNDATPGYTLFAPMNGNNAYLIDNCGRIINSWKATDLASGTSILLEDGSLLYSGKIVNKIFSQAGGTGGSIEKINWKGEITWRYVLTDSLKSMHHDIYAMPNGNVLAMVWVYKNLEEIFDKGRTNKYKDSSMWDERLIEIKPIGKDSAEIVWQWDAWEHTIQDIDSTKPNYGTVSKYPGKINLNYFSKTRAKFQPDWLHCNSIDYNKELDQIMIGIPNFHEFWIIDHSTSTQQAKGEKGGNQGKGGDIIYRWGNPITYNRGSEVNQELFFQHNSQWIPKGLKSEGNFLIFNNGNGRGFTSIDIIKSPVNLQGGYFIDELLPYLPTKSSWSFKDSLYFYSQIIGGVQPLPNGHFLICDGLKGRFFEIDSNGKKVWEYINPVNKNKIMEQGLKPEPNDVLDIQRYPNNYAAFNGKVITPGARIELNPINDNCGFKTVKDEDENDNKFSVNLFPNPVNNFMEIKSQGEIITSLKILNVNGKVLLMKSINNFSSVLDLSEIPNGVYGLVIFSNKSNIQFKKIVVEKK, translated from the coding sequence ATGAAAAATATAAAGATTACAACTTTCCTACTAATCATAACTTGTTATAATTTGCTTTATTCTCAAACAGTTGGATTAATCTCAAACTCAAATGATGCTACACCTGGATATACTTTATTTGCTCCAATGAATGGGAATAATGCTTATTTGATAGATAATTGTGGAAGAATTATCAACTCTTGGAAAGCAACTGATTTAGCAAGCGGGACTTCAATTCTTCTCGAAGATGGGAGCTTATTATATTCAGGAAAAATTGTTAATAAAATATTTTCCCAAGCAGGAGGAACAGGAGGAAGTATTGAAAAAATAAATTGGAAAGGAGAAATTACTTGGAGATATGTTTTGACTGATTCACTAAAATCAATGCATCATGATATTTATGCAATGCCAAATGGCAATGTACTTGCAATGGTTTGGGTTTATAAAAACCTGGAAGAAATTTTTGATAAAGGGAGAACAAATAAATATAAAGATTCTTCAATGTGGGACGAACGATTAATTGAAATAAAACCAATTGGAAAAGATAGTGCTGAAATTGTTTGGCAATGGGATGCTTGGGAACATACAATTCAAGATATTGATAGTACAAAACCTAACTATGGTACTGTTTCAAAATATCCTGGTAAAATAAATTTAAATTATTTTTCTAAGACTAGAGCAAAATTTCAACCAGATTGGCTGCATTGTAATTCAATCGATTACAACAAAGAATTAGATCAAATTATGATTGGAATACCAAATTTTCATGAGTTCTGGATAATTGATCATTCAACTTCAACTCAACAAGCAAAGGGAGAAAAAGGAGGGAATCAAGGCAAAGGTGGTGATATAATATATAGATGGGGGAATCCTATTACATACAACAGAGGAAGTGAAGTAAATCAAGAATTGTTTTTTCAACATAACTCACAATGGATTCCAAAAGGATTAAAGAGTGAAGGTAATTTTCTAATCTTCAATAATGGGAATGGACGCGGCTTCACATCAATTGATATTATTAAATCACCTGTTAATCTACAAGGTGGTTATTTTATAGATGAGTTATTACCATATCTACCAACAAAATCAAGTTGGAGTTTTAAAGACTCCTTATATTTTTATTCTCAAATTATTGGAGGGGTTCAGCCACTTCCAAATGGTCATTTTTTAATTTGTGACGGGCTAAAAGGAAGATTTTTTGAAATTGATTCAAATGGTAAAAAAGTATGGGAATATATTAACCCTGTCAATAAAAATAAAATCATGGAACAGGGCTTAAAACCAGAGCCTAATGATGTTTTAGATATTCAAAGATATCCAAATAATTATGCTGCATTTAATGGTAAAGTAATTACTCCTGGAGCTAGAATTGAGTTAAACCCTATAAATGATAATTGTGGATTTAAAACTGTGAAAGATGAAGATGAAAATGATAATAAATTTTCTGTGAACTTATTTCCAAATCCTGTAAATAATTTCATGGAAATTAAATCTCAAGGAGAGATTATTACCTCATTAAAAATATTAAATGTTAATGGTAAGGTATTGTTAATGAAATCAATAAACAATTTTTCATCAGTATTAGATTTGTCAGAAATTCCTAATGGCGTATATGGTTTAGTTATTTTTTCTAACAAAAGTAATATTCAATTTAAAAAAATTGTTGTTGAAAAGAAATAA